One window of Xanthocytophaga agilis genomic DNA carries:
- a CDS encoding Rid family hydrolase: MTKRTLPCWWILLILINFGCNEISDTKTGKQSHTPSSRTASPRLKKKWHWGNKQKPYEAAGNAQVAKTGNTIYVSGIPTSNLSPEGIRKVYGQLEKCLNAFGASSEDVVKETLYTTNIQIAIANKLVKQSFVYIISLKRKIPVCKSRDFVFDRKL; encoded by the coding sequence ATGACCAAAAGAACATTACCATGCTGGTGGATTTTACTGATCCTTATAAATTTTGGCTGCAATGAGATCTCTGATACGAAAACAGGTAAACAAAGCCATACTCCAAGCTCCAGAACTGCAAGCCCCAGATTAAAAAAGAAGTGGCACTGGGGCAATAAGCAAAAACCATATGAAGCCGCAGGTAATGCACAGGTCGCTAAAACCGGGAATACCATTTATGTTTCAGGCATTCCTACCAGTAATTTAAGCCCTGAAGGGATTAGAAAAGTTTATGGCCAATTGGAAAAATGCTTGAATGCATTTGGTGCATCTTCTGAAGATGTGGTAAAGGAAACGCTTTATACAACAAACATCCAAATAGCCATTGCTAACAAGTTAGTTAAGCAATCCTTTGTTTACATAATTTCTTTAAAAAGAAAAATCCCTGTTTGTAAAAGCAGGGATTTTGTTTTTGATAGAAAATTGTAG